ATATTTTATCGCATCTACCTCACCAAATGCAACGTTTATTCCTAAATTTGTACGAATTATTAAATCATTTTCACCTTTTATTACAATTTCATCAACATCTTCCAAATATCCGAGCGATTCAGCTTCTCCTAAGATTGAAAGTGCAGTTTGTATTGCTTCTTGATTTTCAAATACCGCATCATCACCAATTTCATAATTTTGAATCGTCGGTCCCTTCAATATAGGTAGTTTTTTTCCAAGAGGTTTAGCTAATACCTTCAATACTTTCCCCTCTTCGTCAACATAAACATAAGTGTCGCCATCTTTTATTTCTAATACTTCTCTTCTCTCAATTACTTCTATTTTTAATCCACTTGGATATTTTTTAGAAACTTCCGCTTGCTTTATATAAGGATGAAGTTCTAAATTAGCCTTCACATCTTTTTGTCTTAGAGCAAATATGTTCTCGCCAATTGCCCCTGATGCTACTTGTATTTGCTCTATAGTCAGCTGCGAATTGTCTACTACTACAATAGATTTCACATTGAAAAAATCTGTTTTGAAATTTAAAAAAACAAATAAAGAAATCACTGCTATCAAAATCAAAAACACTCTAATTCGGACTCTTCCATCTCTATTTTTCATTTATATCATACTCTCTATCTCTTTATATATCTGCTCGGTAGCATCTACTTCACTCAACTTAAGACTATTTTCAACCATTTTAGTATACCCCTTTTCGTCTACTAATATCTGATTTATAATTTTCCAAAGCTTGTCGCTTGACAAATCACTCTCAAGTATCATCCTTCCTGCACCATTTTCTTCAATAACTCTAGCATTGTATTCTTGATGATTCTCTGTTGTATATGATTTAGGAATTACAATAGCTGGAACACCTAATGCCGTAACTTCAGATATTCCAAGTGCTCCAGCGCTTATAATTACCAAATCTGACAACTTCATTACTTCAGGCATAGCATACATATAAGGTAAAATCTTGACTTGAGAATTAACCTTTATATTCTTATCATCGACAAGTCTCATAAAATCTTCATATCTATTTTTGCCAGTAACGTGAATTAATTGATACTTTGAATCATTAAAACGTTCTATAAGATCTAATATTGCCAAATTTATACTTTTTTGACCGCCACTTCCTCCAAAACTAAATATAAGTTTTTTACCCGCGATCTTATCGATAACTCTATTTGCCTCTTCATCTGTTACCTTTAAAAAGTCTTCTCTTATCGGATTTCCTGTAAGCACTGTCCTCTCCGGTCGTTTAAATCTTTTATTAGCTTCATCAAAACTAACTAAAATCTTATCGACTTTTTTTGCAAGTATTTTATTTGTTATACCAGGAAAGGCATTTGACTCATGTATCACAGTTGGAATTTTCAACCTACTAGCCTGATAAACTACAGGACCACATACATACCCTCCTGTACCTATTACTATATCGGGCTTAAACTCTTTAAGAATTCTCTTGGCATCTTTCATTCCTCTAAAAATCATACATGCAGATTTAAATGTATCTCTAGACAATTTCCTTCTAAATCCTTGTATCCTTATAGTCTTAAATTCAAATCCCTCTCTAGGTACTATTTCTGATTCTAGTCCATGTTTTGTTCCTATATATAATATTTCTGCATCAGATTGATGCTTCATAATCGTTTTGGCTATAGCCAATGCGGGATATATATGACCTCCTGTCCCGCCACCAGTTACTACATATCTCATATTTTGCCTCCTGCTCATCACTTATAATTCGATCTTTTTGATATATTTAATAATAGTCCTGCAGCTCCTAAATAGACAAACAAACTCGTTCCTCCAGCAGATACAAATGGTAATGGAAGCCCCGTAGTCGGCAATAACCCAACATTTACACACATATGCACCGCTGCTTGAACTACAATTATTGCAACTATCCCTGTCGCCAAATAAGCTTCATAGCGATCCTTACATCCCATTATTATTTTGACGCCTCTCCACAAGATGATTAAATAAAATACTATTGTAAAAAATGCTCCAACTAAACCTAGTTCTTCTCCAATTATTGCAAATATAAAATCATTATATGCCTCCGGTAAATAATAGTACTTCTGAATACTTTTACCTAATCCAGCTCCAAGAGTTCCTCCATAAGCAAATGCATATATTGACTGTATCAATTGATAAGAGGTGCTATAATCTCTATATTTAAATGGATCAGTAAATGTTATAAGTCTAAATGTTCTAAATGAGTTACTGTTTAAAAGATATATTACAATAGCCACTATTCCGCCTACTGCCATAGGTACAAATATATAACTAAGTCCAGCAACAAATAGCATTACAGCTAGTACCAAAAACACCATCATACCATTACTAAAATCAGTAGCTATAACCAATGTTCCCGGCATCGCTACGAAGAATATCAGCGCTATCCAAAGAGGTGAATTAAATTTTGATATATCATTTTTCTTAACCGACATAAAC
The genomic region above belongs to Tissierellales bacterium and contains:
- a CDS encoding putative lipid II flippase FtsW; the encoded protein is MQKKIDRILLLTILLLVFFGLVMVFSSSYPDALAMMNDPYHFIRKQTIFAVAGIIAMIIVANMPMELFKRLSIPIFIITLLIQLTLLLGLGSEFQGGNRWIKIYGMTFMPAEFLKIGAVMALARFMSVKKNDISKFNSPLWIALIFFVAMPGTLVIATDFSNGMMVFLVLAVMLFVAGLSYIFVPMAVGGIVAIVIYLLNSNSFRTFRLITFTDPFKYRDYSTSYQLIQSIYAFAYGGTLGAGLGKSIQKYYYLPEAYNDFIFAIIGEELGLVGAFFTIVFYLIILWRGVKIIMGCKDRYEAYLATGIVAIIVVQAAVHMCVNVGLLPTTGLPLPFVSAGGTSLFVYLGAAGLLLNISKRSNYK
- a CDS encoding FtsQ-type POTRA domain-containing protein, whose amino-acid sequence is MKNRDGRVRIRVFLILIAVISLFVFLNFKTDFFNVKSIVVVDNSQLTIEQIQVASGAIGENIFALRQKDVKANLELHPYIKQAEVSKKYPSGLKIEVIERREVLEIKDGDTYVYVDEEGKVLKVLAKPLGKKLPILKGPTIQNYEIGDDAVFENQEAIQTALSILGEAESLGYLEDVDEIVIKGENDLIIRTNLGINVAFGEVDAIKY
- the murG gene encoding undecaprenyldiphospho-muramoylpentapeptide beta-N-acetylglucosaminyltransferase — encoded protein: MRYVVTGGGTGGHIYPALAIAKTIMKHQSDAEILYIGTKHGLESEIVPREGFEFKTIRIQGFRRKLSRDTFKSACMIFRGMKDAKRILKEFKPDIVIGTGGYVCGPVVYQASRLKIPTVIHESNAFPGITNKILAKKVDKILVSFDEANKRFKRPERTVLTGNPIREDFLKVTDEEANRVIDKIAGKKLIFSFGGSGGQKSINLAILDLIERFNDSKYQLIHVTGKNRYEDFMRLVDDKNIKVNSQVKILPYMYAMPEVMKLSDLVIISAGALGISEVTALGVPAIVIPKSYTTENHQEYNARVIEENGAGRMILESDLSSDKLWKIINQILVDEKGYTKMVENSLKLSEVDATEQIYKEIESMI